Proteins co-encoded in one Sebastes fasciatus isolate fSebFas1 chromosome 11, fSebFas1.pri, whole genome shotgun sequence genomic window:
- the LOC141777549 gene encoding gamma-crystallin N-A-like isoform X1 yields MSQYSGKIVFYEGKCFTGRKLEVCSDCDNFQDRGFMNRVNSVRVESGAFICFDHPDFKGQQYILEHGEYPEFQRWNAHNDHMGSCRPIRMHGEHYRMELFEADNFSGQCVELCDDCPFLQARGLTKSCVNSVKVYGDGAWVLYEEPNYRGRMYIVERGNYCTHTEWQAENPNIQSIRRVANYF; encoded by the exons ATGTCTCAGTACTCAGGAAAG ATCGTGTTCTATGAGGGAAAATGTTTCACTGGGAGGAAGCTGGAGGTCTGCAGTGACTGCGACAACTTCCAGGACCGTGGCTTCATGAACAGGGTCAACTCTGTCCGTGTGGAGAGCGGGGCCTTCATCTGCTTTGACCACCCAGACTTCAAGGGCCAACAGTACATTCTCGAGCACGGAGAGTACCCCGAATTCCAGCGCTGGAATGCCCATAACGATCACATGGGCTCCTGCAGGCCAATCAGGATG CACGGAGAGCACTACAGGATGGAGCTGTTCGAGGCAGACAACTTCTCTGGCCAGTGTGTGGAGCTGTGCGACGACTGTCCGTTCCTGCAGGCACGAGGCCTGACCAAGAGCTGTGTCAACTCCGTCAAGGTTTATGGAGATGGAGC CTGGGTGCTGTATGAGGAGCCTAACTACCGCGGCCGCATGTACATTGTGGAGAGAGGAAACTACTGCACCCACACTGAGTGGCAGGCAGAGAACCCCAACATCCAGTCCATTCGCAGGGTGGCAAACTACTTCTGA
- the ly97.3 gene encoding uncharacterized protein ly97.3, translating into MKLLALALTVALLFTAGEALNCHRCVSKKAGGTCELTVETCKPEKDACAAASFLREPHGQYQKCMALSDCEMLKMNAYIDINCCTEDMCNTL; encoded by the exons atgAAGCTGTTGGCCTTGGCTTTAACCGTCGCCCTGCTGTTTACAGCTG GTGAAGCCCTGAACTGCCACCGATGTGTCTCCAAAAAGGCCGGAGGAACCTGTGAGCTCACTGTAGAGACCTGTAAACCAGAGAAGGATGCCTGCGCTGCTGCCAGTTTCCTCAGAGAACCAC ATGGCCAATACCAGAAATGCATGGCTCTGTCAGACTGCGAAATGCTGAAGATGAACGCCTACATCGACATCAACTGCTGTACCGAAGACATGTGCAACACCTTGTAA
- the LOC141777549 gene encoding gamma-crystallin N-A-like isoform X2: MNRVNSVRVESGAFICFDHPDFKGQQYILEHGEYPEFQRWNAHNDHMGSCRPIRMHGEHYRMELFEADNFSGQCVELCDDCPFLQARGLTKSCVNSVKVYGDGAWVLYEEPNYRGRMYIVERGNYCTHTEWQAENPNIQSIRRVANYF, translated from the exons ATGAACAGGGTCAACTCTGTCCGTGTGGAGAGCGGGGCCTTCATCTGCTTTGACCACCCAGACTTCAAGGGCCAACAGTACATTCTCGAGCACGGAGAGTACCCCGAATTCCAGCGCTGGAATGCCCATAACGATCACATGGGCTCCTGCAGGCCAATCAGGATG CACGGAGAGCACTACAGGATGGAGCTGTTCGAGGCAGACAACTTCTCTGGCCAGTGTGTGGAGCTGTGCGACGACTGTCCGTTCCTGCAGGCACGAGGCCTGACCAAGAGCTGTGTCAACTCCGTCAAGGTTTATGGAGATGGAGC CTGGGTGCTGTATGAGGAGCCTAACTACCGCGGCCGCATGTACATTGTGGAGAGAGGAAACTACTGCACCCACACTGAGTGGCAGGCAGAGAACCCCAACATCCAGTCCATTCGCAGGGTGGCAAACTACTTCTGA